The genomic DNA GCCGAACGCCGTGTACGGGATGATGGCAAACTGGAGATACTCGCCGGCATACAGCACTGCTGGGTTCCACCCCGGTGGAAGCTCAGTCGCCTGTATCAGCAGTCCGGTTGTCGGGCCTGACGCCGGACCGAACAGCCCGCCGACAAAGCCCAACACGAGGAAGTAGCCGCCGGCGACCGCACCCGCGAGCGCCTTCGTGCGACGGGCGGCGGGCGGTGGCGACACCCGAAGCAGCGCCCAGACGCCGACTGTTATCCAGACGAGCGGCACCGCCCAGTAGGCGGTTGGCTGCCGTTCTGCGAGCAGAGCGTAGCCGAGTGCGGCCAGTACAAGCGCGTTCGCTACGATGGCCGTGTAGATGAGCGTCCAGTTCGGGTCCTTGTCAGTGGCCGTCATCACACCGCGAGCGAATCGATAAGTATCGCTACGAGCACGAGCCCGAGATAGGCGTTCGAGGCGTGGAACGAGCGGAAGGCCGCCCGGTCGGTCTGCTCGTAGTGTAGCTCAACGACGGCCCACAGGAAGACGCCGGCCGCAAGCACTGCCGTCGCGGCGTAGAGCCACCCGAGGTCAGTGACGGCCGCGAGCGCCCCCGCTCCCAGAAGCGTCGCGCCCAAGTAGAAGACGATGTGTTTTCTGGTCTCGGTTTCCCCGCGAACGACGGGCATCATCGGGAAGCCGCCGCGCTCGTAGTCGTCCTTGTAGGCCAGCGCGAGGTTATAGAAGTGGGCGGGGGTCCACAGGAAGATGACCGCGGCCAGCACGAGTCCGCCGATGCCGATGGTTCCGGTGACCGCCGCGTAGCCGATGAGCGCCGGCAGCGCGCCAGCAGCGCCCCCGATAACCGTGTTCTGGACGGTGTTGGGTTTGAGGATGAGCGTGTACACGACGCTGTAGAAGGCGATGGCGGCGAGACCAAGCGCGGCCGCGAGCAGATTGACAGAGAGGAACGCCCACAGCGAGGCGACGGCCAGTAGCCCACCGAACGCCAGCGCGTTCGCCACCGGGACCTCGTGGGTCGCAATCGGGCGGTCCGACGTTCGCTCCATCCGCCGGTCGATGTCACGCTCCAGTACGTGGTTGAACGTTCCGGACGCGCCGATAGCCAGCACGCCACCGCCGAGCGTGAACACGACGGTCCGCACCGTCGGCGTTCCGGCGATGACCATGCCGGCCCCAGCGACCAGACAGAGCAGCCACATGAGCCGTGGCTTCGTCAGTTCGAAGTACGCCCGCGCGGTGGCCTTGGCTCGGGCCAGCCCTGAAAGCGCCGGCTGTTCGGTGGCCGCGGGTTCCTCGTCTACCGGCGGTGCCAGTTCCGGCGGTGACTCCGGGGCATCGTCGCTACCGGTCTCAGCTTCGAGATGCCACGCGAGCCCGACGACGAGTACCGCGAAGATGGCCATCGCGACGAACAGATGGAGGTTTGCAAGTGCCGAGCCGGTCGCCACCAGCGCCCCGAGAACGACCTGTGCCGGATACAACGCGAGCGCGAGCGCGAGTGTGGTCTTTACGCGGGCTGTCGTTTCGGACCACCCGACGACGGCCGTCGCAATAACGAGCAGACCGACGACGGC from Natronomonas pharaonis DSM 2160 includes the following:
- a CDS encoding DUF7546 family protein, translating into MTATDKDPNWTLIYTAIVANALVLAALGYALLAERQPTAYWAVPLVWITVGVWALLRVSPPPAARRTKALAGAVAGGYFLVLGFVGGLFGPASGPTTGLLIQATELPPGWNPAVLYAGEYLQFAIIPYTAFGYGVLAYLIYVTAVEAKHAVAGGLLGLFSCVSCTLPVIAALVGGVVGGGGAVAQAAIEFQSYAISTAVFVVTVGLLSYRPGLGQFRRWLS
- a CDS encoding heme o synthase — protein: MRTTGFSGLLSATVVGVYVLVVVGATAALADAAAACQGWPLCGGDLSDPSVPVAVLHRGVAAVVGLLVIATAVVGWSETTARVKTTLALALALYPAQVVLGALVATGSALANLHLFVAMAIFAVLVVGLAWHLEAETGSDDAPESPPELAPPVDEEPAATEQPALSGLARAKATARAYFELTKPRLMWLLCLVAGAGMVIAGTPTVRTVVFTLGGGVLAIGASGTFNHVLERDIDRRMERTSDRPIATHEVPVANALAFGGLLAVASLWAFLSVNLLAAALGLAAIAFYSVVYTLILKPNTVQNTVIGGAAGALPALIGYAAVTGTIGIGGLVLAAVIFLWTPAHFYNLALAYKDDYERGGFPMMPVVRGETETRKHIVFYLGATLLGAGALAAVTDLGWLYAATAVLAAGVFLWAVVELHYEQTDRAAFRSFHASNAYLGLVLVAILIDSLAV